One Candidatus Zixiibacteriota bacterium DNA segment encodes these proteins:
- a CDS encoding thioredoxin domain-containing protein: MKDSTGRVSDTSKVDDTVGGTAYAGHANALINEKSPYLLQHAYNPLEWYPWGEEAFDKARREDKPIFLSIGYSTCHWCHVMEHESFEDSTVAAMMNEAFVSIKVDREERPDIDNIYMTVCQMMTGSGGWPLTILMTPDKKPFFAGTYIPRESRYGRPGMLELIPQVVDVWKNRREDIDQSAEQIVAGLQRSTESVSSGGDLGETTLVRAYDELKGRFDEQRGGFAGSRKFPIPHNQLFLLRYWKRTGDQHALTMVEKTLQAMRHGGIFDHVGFGFHRYSTDPDWLLPHFEKMLYDQALLTMAYVEAYQATGKDEYATTAREILTYVLRDMTSPNGGFYSAEDADSEGEEGKYYVWTLDELKQVLGEEDARIAAATYNVLPNGNFKDEATGAGSGANILHLTRPLSEVASELALSESELDSKLESTRERLFAYREKRVHPSKDDKILTDWNGLMIAALAKAAQVFDDPQYRDAAEKAAEFVMSNVRSGDGRLLHRFRDGEAAMPAFVDDYAYFVRGLIELYEATFDTEYLKSTIELNDQMLAHFWDDTDGGYFFTADDSEELIHRSKEIYDGATPSGNSVAMLNLLRLARITGDTALESKAAAIAKSFSGSVNTSPSNFTQLMMAVDFAVGPSYEIVIVGKDGAEDTEKMLSTLQSVYLPNKVVIFKPSDEKSPDISKIAEFTRDQKSIDAKSTVYVCMNYNCKLPTTSPDEMITLLKQ, translated from the coding sequence ATGAAAGATTCGACAGGACGAGTTTCGGATACATCAAAAGTTGATGATACGGTCGGTGGGACCGCTTATGCAGGGCATGCTAATGCGCTCATCAACGAGAAAAGCCCGTATCTTCTGCAGCACGCATACAACCCGCTGGAATGGTATCCGTGGGGGGAGGAGGCTTTCGACAAGGCTCGCAGAGAAGATAAACCGATCTTTCTCTCCATTGGTTACTCGACTTGCCACTGGTGTCATGTTATGGAGCACGAATCGTTCGAGGATTCGACGGTGGCAGCCATGATGAACGAGGCATTTGTGTCGATCAAAGTTGATCGCGAGGAGCGTCCCGATATCGACAATATATACATGACTGTCTGCCAGATGATGACCGGTAGCGGCGGATGGCCGCTGACAATATTGATGACTCCCGACAAGAAACCATTCTTTGCAGGTACATATATCCCCAGGGAGTCCCGATACGGAAGACCCGGCATGCTTGAGTTGATCCCTCAAGTGGTAGATGTCTGGAAGAATCGGAGAGAGGATATCGACCAATCTGCCGAGCAGATAGTCGCTGGACTACAACGCTCAACCGAATCGGTTTCGTCCGGCGGCGATCTGGGAGAAACGACACTTGTCAGGGCATACGATGAACTCAAAGGCCGGTTCGACGAGCAGCGCGGTGGTTTTGCGGGAAGCAGAAAGTTCCCGATTCCACACAATCAACTATTTCTTTTGCGGTATTGGAAGAGAACCGGCGATCAGCACGCGCTCACTATGGTCGAGAAAACTCTGCAGGCCATGCGACACGGCGGCATTTTCGACCATGTCGGGTTCGGATTTCACAGATATTCGACCGACCCTGACTGGCTGCTTCCGCATTTCGAGAAGATGCTTTATGATCAGGCGCTGCTGACGATGGCTTATGTCGAGGCATATCAGGCTACCGGAAAAGATGAGTACGCAACGACTGCCCGCGAAATTCTGACATATGTGCTGCGAGATATGACTTCACCCAATGGCGGATTCTATTCTGCCGAGGATGCTGATAGCGAAGGGGAAGAGGGGAAGTATTATGTCTGGACGCTCGATGAACTCAAGCAAGTCCTCGGCGAGGAGGATGCTCGCATCGCTGCGGCAACGTACAACGTGCTACCGAATGGGAATTTCAAGGATGAGGCAACCGGTGCCGGCTCAGGTGCGAATATTCTGCATCTGACAAGGCCACTTAGCGAAGTTGCATCAGAACTTGCTTTGTCCGAATCCGAACTGGATAGCAAGCTGGAGAGTACACGCGAAAGGCTTTTCGCATATCGAGAGAAGCGAGTGCATCCCTCCAAAGATGACAAGATTCTGACCGATTGGAACGGTTTAATGATCGCGGCTCTTGCCAAAGCTGCGCAGGTTTTCGATGATCCTCAGTACCGGGATGCCGCGGAGAAGGCTGCCGAGTTTGTGATGAGCAATGTGCGATCTGGAGATGGCAGGTTGCTTCATCGGTTCCGCGATGGCGAAGCCGCAATGCCTGCGTTTGTCGATGACTATGCTTACTTCGTCCGGGGACTGATTGAACTGTACGAGGCAACCTTTGATACGGAATACTTGAAAAGTACGATTGAACTGAACGACCAGATGCTCGCGCATTTCTGGGATGATACCGATGGCGGCTATTTCTTCACGGCTGACGACAGCGAGGAATTGATTCATCGGTCAAAGGAAATCTACGACGGTGCAACGCCATCCGGCAATTCCGTCGCGATGCTGAATCTGCTGCGGCTTGCAAGAATCACCGGCGACACAGCTCTTGAGAGCAAAGCCGCTGCGATTGCGAAGTCGTTCTCCGGCTCGGTCAATACCAGCCCATCGAATTTCACGCAGTTGATGATGGCTGTCGATTTCGCGGTTGGACCATCGTATGAGATTGTGATAGTCGGCAAAGATGGCGCTGAAGATACCGAGAAGATGTTATCGACTCTGCAAAGTGTGTACCTGCCGAACAAAGTCGTGATTTTCAAGCCGTCTGATGAGAAGTCGCCCGACATTTCGAAGATCGCTGAATTCACGCGGGATCAGAAGAGCATTGATGCCAAATCGACGGTATATGTTTGTATGAATTACAACTGCAAGCTCCCGACCACCAGTCCCGATGAGATGATTACATTGCTGAAGCAATAA
- a CDS encoding Crp/Fnr family transcriptional regulator has protein sequence MDIDNALRRCSLCAHLNESELAAIAKISSIRSVARNGMLFLEGDPADGFFSLVEGKVRIYKASPEGREYTIHIISAGQLFAEAAIFQGSSYPANCIALEDSVVIYFPKSEFVDLLARMPEISLKIIGSLSAFLREYNQMVENLSLKEVPARLASYLLGEYDRTPGEVVVLRMSKTALSTKLGTASETLSRNLRKFSDLGIIQVDNKEITILDPARLAAIADGQKI, from the coding sequence ATGGATATAGATAATGCACTGCGCCGCTGCAGCCTCTGCGCTCATCTAAATGAGAGCGAACTGGCTGCGATAGCTAAGATTTCCTCGATCCGCTCCGTAGCGCGGAACGGTATGCTGTTTCTTGAAGGCGATCCGGCAGATGGCTTCTTTTCGCTGGTCGAAGGGAAGGTCAGAATCTACAAGGCATCACCGGAGGGCAGAGAATACACGATTCACATTATATCGGCTGGCCAACTCTTCGCCGAAGCGGCTATCTTCCAGGGGAGCAGCTATCCGGCCAATTGCATCGCGCTGGAGGATTCTGTCGTCATCTACTTCCCAAAGTCAGAATTCGTCGATCTTCTCGCGCGTATGCCGGAGATTTCGCTCAAGATAATAGGCTCGCTGTCCGCATTTCTGCGTGAATACAACCAGATGGTCGAGAATCTGTCGCTCAAGGAAGTCCCGGCCCGGCTCGCATCATACCTGCTCGGTGAATATGACCGCACTCCGGGGGAAGTCGTTGTCCTGAGGATGTCAAAGACAGCACTCTCGACGAAGCTCGGAACAGCGAGCGAAACCCTTTCTCGCAACCTGCGCAAATTTAGCGACTTAGGAATAATTCAAGTCGACAACAAAGAGATCACAATCCTCGATCCCGCCAGGCTCGCCGCAATCGCAGATGGTCAGAAAATCTGA
- a CDS encoding 4Fe-4S binding protein, translating into MAVRKIVHIDEEKCDGCGLCVPSCAEGAIQIIDGKAKLVKDTYCDGLG; encoded by the coding sequence ATGGCAGTCCGGAAGATAGTTCATATAGATGAAGAGAAATGCGACGGGTGCGGACTCTGTGTGCCCTCATGCGCCGAGGGTGCAATCCAGATAATCGACGGCAAGGCGAAGCTGGTCAAGGATACATACTGCGATGGTCTCGG